In the genome of Saprospira sp. CCB-QB6, one region contains:
- the rocD gene encoding ornithine--oxo-acid transaminase, translating to MQDQLSSADLMALENEYGAHNYHPLPVVLAKGEGVFVWDVEGKRYYDFLSAYSAVNQGHSHPKIVAAMMEQANTLALTSRAFYNDRLGVYEKTLSEYFGMDKVLPMNSGAEAVETAIKLCRKWGYEKKQIPANQAIIIVCGQNFHGRTTTIISFSSDPDAKGQFGPYTPGFVSVPYNDLGALEAALEEYGDRVAGFLVEPIQGEAGVFVPDEDFIPKAAAACKQRNVLFIADEIQTGIARTGSLLRICGDCSCGGHCEKQETYTQPDILILGKAISGGLYPVSAVLANKEIMDVIQPGQHGSTFGGNPLACAVAMAALDVVKDEKLAQNARALGQRFRDRIQAELVEQSELVSLVRGKGLLNAVVINDSPDSKTAWNICVKLAENGLLAKPTHGNIIRFAPPLVMTVEQLDECCNIIIATIKSFEA from the coding sequence ATGCAAGATCAACTATCTTCAGCAGATTTGATGGCCTTAGAAAATGAGTATGGGGCCCACAACTATCATCCTTTACCTGTGGTATTGGCCAAGGGAGAGGGCGTATTTGTTTGGGATGTAGAGGGAAAGCGTTACTACGACTTCCTATCGGCTTATTCTGCCGTGAATCAGGGCCACTCTCATCCGAAAATTGTGGCGGCCATGATGGAGCAGGCCAATACCTTGGCCCTAACCTCCAGAGCCTTTTACAACGATCGTTTGGGGGTCTATGAAAAGACCTTGAGTGAATACTTTGGCATGGATAAGGTTTTGCCGATGAACTCAGGAGCTGAGGCCGTAGAGACGGCTATTAAGCTTTGCCGTAAATGGGGTTATGAGAAAAAGCAGATTCCCGCCAATCAGGCGATTATTATCGTTTGTGGGCAGAATTTTCATGGGCGGACCACCACCATTATCTCCTTTTCTTCTGATCCTGATGCAAAAGGCCAATTTGGTCCTTATACGCCTGGTTTTGTTTCCGTGCCCTACAATGATTTAGGGGCCTTGGAAGCGGCATTAGAAGAATATGGCGATCGGGTAGCTGGCTTTTTGGTCGAGCCCATTCAGGGAGAGGCTGGCGTCTTTGTGCCCGATGAAGATTTTATTCCCAAAGCGGCTGCGGCTTGTAAGCAACGCAACGTTCTTTTCATTGCGGATGAAATTCAGACGGGGATTGCGAGAACGGGTAGCCTTTTGCGCATCTGCGGCGATTGTAGTTGTGGCGGGCATTGCGAAAAGCAGGAAACTTATACGCAGCCTGACATTTTGATCTTGGGTAAGGCCATTTCTGGAGGCTTGTATCCCGTTTCTGCCGTCTTGGCTAACAAAGAGATCATGGATGTGATTCAGCCGGGGCAGCATGGGAGCACCTTTGGGGGTAATCCTTTGGCTTGTGCCGTAGCTATGGCGGCCCTAGATGTCGTTAAAGATGAAAAACTGGCCCAAAACGCAAGAGCATTGGGCCAGCGGTTCAGAGATCGCATTCAGGCGGAATTGGTTGAGCAAAGCGAGCTCGTTAGTTTGGTTCGTGGAAAAGGCCTATTGAATGCCGTAGTCATCAATGACAGCCCCGACAGCAAAACAGCCTGGAACATTTGCGTCAAGTTGGCGGAAAATGGCTTATTGGCCAAGCCCACACATGGCAACATCATTCGTTTTGCGCCTCCTTTGGTCATGACCGTAGAGCAATTGGATGAATGCTGCAACATTATTATAGCGACCATCAAGTCCTTCGAAGCTTAG
- a CDS encoding T9SS type A sorting domain-containing protein — protein MNYSWSFILALFLSFNLNAQYAPAAGQAGSTALHKDSVLWADWGAAPYLWSRGPQDISQPQLGLASNGQPAAAAGPAGDGTVFSLGDGGQASYYINPPIIDGAGADFAIFENGFSDSFLELAFVEVSSNGVDYVRFPAVSLTDTAQQVGGFGALEATKIHNLAGKYRANYGTPFDLSELADSNRVDINNIAYVRIVDVVGHIGEYGSYDSQGRVINDPWPTPFPSSGFDLDALGIIHQRPLGMLPLVKAEPLKIWPNPLPKARELQLSLAYRAGTKLCIYSMNGQLVKSIQPNGPKVSLSLAELPATNYIIDYGGQLARLVLLP, from the coding sequence ATGAACTATTCTTGGAGCTTTATCCTCGCTCTTTTTTTATCCTTTAATCTAAATGCGCAGTATGCGCCTGCGGCTGGGCAGGCAGGAAGTACGGCCTTGCATAAAGACTCTGTACTTTGGGCCGATTGGGGAGCGGCTCCTTATCTATGGAGCAGAGGACCACAGGATATTAGTCAGCCCCAACTTGGTTTGGCGAGCAACGGGCAGCCCGCTGCTGCGGCTGGTCCCGCTGGAGATGGGACCGTCTTTAGCCTTGGAGATGGCGGACAAGCCAGCTACTACATCAATCCCCCCATTATTGACGGGGCGGGGGCAGACTTCGCCATCTTTGAAAACGGCTTTAGCGATAGTTTTCTAGAGTTGGCTTTTGTAGAGGTCAGTTCCAATGGGGTGGACTATGTGCGTTTTCCTGCGGTTTCCCTAACTGATACCGCTCAGCAAGTGGGGGGATTTGGGGCCTTGGAGGCAACAAAAATTCATAACCTAGCGGGAAAATACCGGGCGAACTATGGGACCCCTTTTGATTTATCGGAATTGGCGGACTCCAATCGGGTAGACATTAACAATATAGCCTATGTCCGTATAGTGGATGTAGTAGGCCATATTGGGGAATATGGGAGCTATGACAGTCAGGGGCGGGTCATTAACGACCCTTGGCCCACGCCATTTCCCTCTTCGGGCTTTGATTTAGATGCCTTGGGGATTATTCATCAGCGGCCGTTGGGCATGCTGCCATTAGTCAAGGCCGAGCCCTTAAAGATTTGGCCCAATCCATTGCCCAAGGCGAGAGAACTACAGTTAAGTTTAGCTTATCGGGCAGGAACGAAGCTCTGTATCTATAGCATGAATGGCCAATTAGTAAAGAGCATTCAGCCGAATGGGCCAAAAGTTAGCCTTTCCTTAGCGGAATTGCCTGCGACTAACTATATTATAGACTATGGGGGGCAATTGGCCCGGCTCGTCTTATTGCCTTAG